One window of Electrophorus electricus isolate fEleEle1 chromosome 24, fEleEle1.pri, whole genome shotgun sequence genomic DNA carries:
- the cd63 gene encoding CD63 antigen: MAVEGGMKCVKFLLFFFNFIFWICGLVLIVLGVMVQVVVYKTPVIKDVSSSAAPIVIIIIGAVIFLVSFFGCCGAWKENYCMVTMFAIFISIIILAEIATAIAAYVFRGKLTDLVDTGFKDMISQYQKNNTEAKKSLDELQQELKCCGAVNYTDWALFKPDRNSVPDSCCINVTVDCGTNAMSTHKNIFTKGCQAAFEDLLKSKILWIAVGALIIAFIEVLGLVFSCMLMRGIRSGYEVM; encoded by the exons ATGGCTGTGGAAGGGGGAATGAAGTGTGTGAAgttcttgctctttttctttaaCTTTATCTTCTGG ATCTGTGGCCTAGTGCTCATTGTGCTAGGAGTGATGGTCCAGGTGGTGGTCTACAAAACCCCCGTGATCAAGGATGTATCAAGTTCAGCCGCCCCaattgtcatcatcatcatcggtGCAGTCATCTTCCTCGTCTCCTTCTTTGGCTGCTGTGGAGCCTGGAAAGAGAACTACTGCATGGTCACCATG TTTGCCATTTTTATCTCCATCATCATCCTTGCTGAAATTGCAACGGCCATTGCTGCCTACGTCTTCAGAGGCAAG CTGACTGATCTAGTGGACACTGGCTTCAAGGATATGATTTCGCAATACCAAAAGAATAATACGGAGGCTAAGAAAAGCCTGGATGAATTGCAGCAAGAG cTCAAGTGCTGTGGGGCAGTGAACTACACTGACTGGGCTTTGTTCAAACCGGACAGGAACTCCGTGCCAGACTCCTGTTGCATCAACGTCACTGTGGACTGCGGCACGAATGCCATGTCTAcccacaaaaacattttcacgaAG GGTTGCCAAGCTGCTTTTGAAGACCTGCTAAAGAGCAAAATTCTCTGGATTGCAGTCGGAGCCTTGATCATTGCTTTTATAGAG GTCCTGGGCCTTGTGTTTTCCTGTATGCTAATGAGAGGTATTCGCAGTGGCtatgaggtcatgtga
- the tpx2 gene encoding targeting protein for Xklp2 isoform X3 produces MAEPKSGEAEHLTAPLRVSKPFDGAHNENLPKAVVSPMVKAETVITDNTATEPPSNIVTSWGTSKPATGPGRGHKRNVPAQPRRVSKRPVVKNEQHQPPSTPPVKKRRSSKGPRSARRNSVSNRRSTRKNKPSVASATASASTASVNQHMSTEQQEMERIEALQKEVAEQRRRNEASYRAALAGSQPPKKQVLSTTIPKEFTFCSDSRLKNQNDVSDASYKEIDFTSQLRKHPASPLKAPKGTTVPKPFNLSTGSKRRLEDTDTYVSVAQQIEQFQKRTPVRYHLRSRQSQEKGPSPVKSGKLKVTHPHTPQLLTRQRSRPAIVKSAAEIEAEELEKMQQFKFKALELNRKILEGALAPKKPAPKEVTQPQGFQLEVEKRLHDRHSSKNPEEPEKHTFHSRPLPTRILEEVVGVPEKKVLNPTVPESPAFALKNRVRVERKTEEVKPPAPLKALPVPHYLPFHPKPAVKSSVEVCPFSFEQREQERKAQKEKRLEEVKNEEVPQFKARPLPDFHEVSLPEKRVIEPTKLAPFKLIIDERGSVKSERWERMIKEELKQQAEAACFKARPNTSTHKEPFVPKKENHSVLANAALSAVPGGFQLATERRAQERLEFERALKEKETLRAQMEEQQAREQEESEKEDIVRLRKEQVHKAQPVRRYKPIELKHSEATLTVPQSPKFSDRFRM; encoded by the exons ATGGCTGAACCTAAAAGTGGTGAAGCAGAGCATCTCACAGCTCCATTGAGGGTGTCAAAGCCGTTTGATGGTGCACACAATGAAAACTTGCCAAAAGCAGTGGTCTCACCTATGGTCAAAGCAGAGACCGTGATCACAG ATAATACTGCCACAGAACCCCCATCTAACATAGTGACATCGTGGGGAACCAGCAAGCCAGCGACAGGTCCTGGTCGGGGTCATAAAAGGAACGTTCCTGCCCAGCCACGCAG GGTTTCAAAGCGTCCAGTGGTCAAAAATGAGCAGCATCAGCCTCCTTCAACTCCGCCTGTGAAGAAGAGGAG GAGCTCCAAAGGCCCAAGGTCTGCTCGCCGCAACAGTGTTTCCAACAGAAGAAGCACCAGGAAAAACAAACCATCTGTAGCCTCAGCTACTGCATCTGCCTCCACTGCCAGTGTTAACCA GCACatgagcacagagcagcaggaaATGGAGCGAATTGAGGCTTTGCAGAAGGAGGTTGCTGAGCAGCGGAGGAGGAATGAAGCCAGCTACCGAGCTGCTCTGGCAGGCA GTCAGCCACCAAAGAAGCAGGTGCTGTCCACCACCATTCCCAAAGAGTTCACCTTCTGCTCGGACAGTAGACTGAAAAACCAGAATGATGTTTCTGATGCTTCTTATAAAGAGATTGATTTTACTTCCCAACTCCGCAAGCACCCTGCCTCACCT CTGAAGGCCCCTAAGGGTACCACAGTCCCCAAGCCCTTCAACCTCTCCACTGGTAGCAAGAGAAGGCTGGAGGACACCGACACCTATGTGTCCGTGGCCCAGCAGATCGAGCAGTTTCAGAAACGCACGCCTGTGCGCTATCACCTGCGTAGTCGTCAGAGCCAGGAGAAAG GTCCGTCACCAGTGAAGTCTGGGAAGCTTAAggtcacacaccctcacactcctcaACTGCTGACACGTCAGAGGAGCCGACCTGCCATTGTGAAGAGCGCAGCTGAGATTGAAGCTGAAGAACTCGAAAAAATGCAACA GTTTAAATTCAAAGCTCTGGAGCTTAACCGTAAAATCCTTGAAGGGGCTCTGGCTCCTAAGAAACCAGCTCCCAAAGAAGTTACCCAGCCACAGGGCTTccagctggaggtggagaaacGTCTACATGATCGACATTCCAGCAAAAATCCAGAAGAACCTGAAAAACACACCTTCCACTCCAGACCCCTGCCCACCCGAATCCTTGAGGAAGTGGTG GGTGTCCCGGAGAAGAAAGTGCTGAATCCTACTGTTCCTGAATCTCCTGCTTTTGCACTCAAAAATCGTGTTCGTGTAGAACGCAAGACAGAAGAG gttAAGCCACCAGCTCCACTTAAGGCGCTTCCTGTGCCCCACTACCTGCCTTTCCATCCAAAACCTGCGGTGAAGAGCTCGGTAGAGGTCTGCCCCTTTTCCTTTGAGCAGCGTGAGCAAGAGCGAAAAGCACAGAAGGAGAAAAGGCTCGAGGAAGTGAAGAATGAGGAG GTCCCCCAGTTCAAAGCTCGTCCATTGCCTGACTTCCATGAGGTGAGCCTTCCAGAGAAGAGAGTGATCGAGCCCACCAAACTTGCTCCTTTCAAGCTGATTATTGACGAGCGCGGATCTGTCAAGAGTGAAAGATGGGAGCGGATG ataaaagAAGAGCTGAAGCAGCAGGCTGAAGCAGCATGCTTCAAGGCACGAcccaacacaagcacacacaaagagccCTTTGTGCCCAAGAAAGAGAATCATTCCGTCTTGG CCAATGCTGCCCTTTCTGCAGTTCCCGGGGGCTTCCAGCTGGCGACAGAGAGGCGGGCTCAGGAGCGTTTGGAGTTTGAGCGAGCCCTCAAGGAGAAGGAGACCCTGAGGGCTCAGATGGAGGAGCAACAGGCCAGAGAGCaagaggagagtgagaaggaggatATTGTCAGGCTGCGAAAAGAACAG GTGCATAAGGCCCAGCCTGTCCGACGCTACAAACCCATAGAGCTGAAGCACAGCGAGGCCACTCTCACAGTTCCCCAATCCCCAAAATTCTCTGACCGCTTCCGCATGTAA
- the mylk2 gene encoding myosin light chain kinase 2, skeletal/cardiac muscle, translated as MRSVRWPPLPAHDLDTLEAKMDGLHRKLDQLLSRSSAGGESGCPMCAMCSQHSREQEATASQLSAHAKLLESLDRKVMEVRTSLEELARERLSDNMSVPVAALQRRKSLPVRASVDEVYVRLDVPKDQKVIQPDFNVPHGRGQTGILIEDSEGEGVKEVGCLLKGDPAEVKVQHEPKSQKEVEKDLSALLHMTPTDEATLSSSSQSSITAGVGLCLSAVTSKALTSPPIAVPKITVTNMTNPSITSSQTQTAAKVTAVVDPGKCDASFSNGTAMCAAVAGPTVLVPYQKMPKTAGFPFAVTTAAPKMFTSVSRNAPQFTVKDITAPPPSVLNAQKASLGVPVTVSQVTGVSSANVLSPQTLAADSKSAQINGIAAKMTAAGDKTLHGNHLPKTAGQTTPLTAVTSVSVTSKPSNASLLLLTERASASHKPPKVPNMDACVATLQTFDKSTTNSQTANPLATKGCTLLPSSTVAVVAPGAVAEGVSLRFQGLRGKSDSAHTVTPPLVKPAATAAMAGGIQIRINAAEDKNKALTKTPPKTCFKIIDDVPPQPAPFPHRCVSLRSNPPGDAFSIHTDVLGGGRFGKVHKCTDNNTGLRLAAKIISVRSTKEREMAVNEIQAMNQLSHFNILQLYDSFETKNQVVLILEYVEGGELFERIVDESCPLTEVDAMVFVKQICEGVQYMHQMYVLHLDLKPENILCVNRSGHQIKIIDFGLARRYKPREKLRVSFGTPEFLAPEVVNFDFVSFPTDMWTIGVVTYMLLSGLSPFLGDDDHQTLNNVLTVNWYFDDDAFEHVSAEAKDFVSNLLIKERGGRLSATQCLKHPWLNNISEKAKSSNIILKSQVLLKKYMARRLWKKNYIAIAAANRFKKICSPRSPTFLGV; from the exons ATGCGCTCTGTGAGGTGGCCCCCTCTGCCCGCCCATGACCTGGACACCCTGGAGGCCAAGATGGATGGCCTGCACCGTAAACTGGACCAGCTCTTGTCCCGGAGCTCTGCAGGTGGAGAAAGCGGCTGCCCCATGTGTGCCATGTGCAGCCAGCACAGCAGGGAGCAGGAAGCCACAGCCAGCCAGCTCTCAGCTCATGCCAAGCTCCTCGAGTCTTTGGACAGGAAAGTCATGGAGGTGAGGACCTCACTGGAAGAGCTAGCACGCG AGAGACTGTCTGACAATATGTCAGTGCCAGTGGCAGCTCTGCAAAGAAGGAAATCTTTGCCTGTAAGAGCCTCAGTG GATGAAGTATATGTGCGGCTTGATGTGCCTAAAGATCAGAAAGTAATACAACCTGATTTTAACGTGCCCCATGGAAGAGGTCAGACAG gCATCCTGATTGAAGACAGTGAAGGGGAGGGAGTGAAAGAAGTAGGGTGCTTGCTTAAAGGTGACCCAGCAGAGGTCAAAGTTCAGCATGAGCCTAAGTCACAAAAAGAAGTTGAAAAAGATTTATCAGCACTGCTGCATATGACCCCAACAGATGAAGCAACACTGTCATCAAGCTCACAAAGTTCAATAACAGCAGGGGTAGGTCTCTGCTTGTCTGCAGTGACCTCAAAGGCGCTTACATCTCCACCAATAGCTGTACCAAAAATAACTGTTACAAATATGACAAACCCAagcatcacatcatcacagacgCAAACAGCAGCAAAGGTGACCGCAGTGGTTGATCCTGGAAAATGTGATGCATCTTTCTCTAATGGTACAGCCATGTGTGCTGCTGTAGCAGGACCTACAGTACTGGTGCCCTATCAGAAAATGCCAAAAACAGCTGGATTTCCTTTTGCTGTGACAACCGCAGCTCCCAAAATGTTCACCTCTGTGAGCAGGAATGCACCGCAGTTCACTGTAAAAGACATcacagcaccaccaccatctgTCCTTAATGCACAAAAGGCAAGTTTGGGTGTTCCTGTTACAGTATCCCAAGTCACAGGGGTGTCTTCAGCTAATGTACTGTCACCCCAAACATTAGCAGCGGACTCAAAATCGGCCCAGATAAATGGCATAGCAGCAAAAATGACAGCAGCAGGAGATAAAACACTACACGGAAATCACCTCCCAAAGACAGCGGGACAGACCACTCCACTCACAGCAGTGACTTCAGTCTCGGTCACCTCCAAGCCCAGTAATGCGTCCCTGCTCTTGCTGACTGAGAGAGCTTCAGCAAGCCATAAACCTCCCAAGGTGCCAAACATGGATGCCTGCGTTGCAACGTTGCAAACCTTCGACAAGTCTACCACAAATTCCCAAACAGCAAATCCGCTGGCAACAAAAGGCTGTACGTTATTGCCATCGAGCACTGTTGCCGTGGTAGCCCCTGGGGCAGTAGCTGAAGGTGTCTCCCTCAG GTTTCAAGGCCTCAGAGGGAAGTCAGATTCTGCTCACACAGTCACGCCACCACTGGTGAAGCCTGCAGCCACAGCCGCCATGGCTGGGGGTATTCAGATTAGAATAAATGCAGCAGAAGATAAAAACAAGGCTCTGACCAAGACACCCCCCAAAACATGCTTCAAAATAATAG ATGATGTTCCTCCACAGCCGGCACCCTTTCCACACAGGTGTGTGTCCCTGAGATCCAACCCACCAGGGGACGCCTTCAGCATCCATACAGACGTGCTGGGAGG TGGACGTTTTGGCAAAGTGCACAAGTGCACGGACAATAACACGGGGCTGAGACTGGCAGCAAAGATCATCAGTGTAAGAAGTACcaaagagagg GAAATGGCGGTGAATGAGATCCAGGCAATGAACCAGCTGAGTCATTTCAATATACTGCAGCTCTACGACTCCTTCGAGACTAAGAACCAAGTCGTGCTGATCCTGGAATA TGTGGAGGGAGGGGAGCTGTTTGAGAGGATCGTGGATGAGAGTTGTCCCCTAACTGAAGTTGACGCCATGGTGTTTGTGAAGCAGATCTGCGAGGGAGTCCAGTACATGCACCAGATGTATGTCCTTCACCTAGACCTAAAG CCTGAGAACATCCTTTGTGTGAATCGGTCAGGTCATCAGATCAAGATAATTGACTTTGGGCTTGCCAGAAG GTACAAACCTCGAGAGAAGCTCAGAGTCTCATTTGGAACACCAGAGTTTCTGGCCCCGGAGGTGGTGAACTTTGACTTTGTCTCCTTCCCTACAGACATGTGGACCATAGGGGTCGTAACATACATGCT TCTAAGTGGACTCTCTCCCTTCCTGGGTGATGATGACCATCAGACTCTCAACAACGTGCTAACAGTCAACTG GTACTTTGATGACGATGCTTTTGAGCATGTGTCAGCTGAGGCCAAAGACTTTGTCTCCAACCTGCTGATCAAAGAGAGGGG TGGTCGTCTCAGTGCTACTCAGTGTCTTAAGCACCCATGGCTGAACAACATATCAGAGAAAGCAAAGAGCAGTAATATCATTCTGAAGTCGCAGGTTCTCCTCAAGAAATACATGGCCAGGCGGTTATGGAAG AAAAACTATATTGCAATAGCAGCAGCCAACAGATTTAAGAAGATTTGCAGTCCAAGGTCTCCTACCTTCCTGGGAGTCTGA
- the tpx2 gene encoding targeting protein for Xklp2 isoform X2 — MDVQQPAESSDPYAYDAPSYVMNFDLDPEDNADHWFDLMAEPKSGEAEHLTAPLRVSKPFDGAHNENLPKAVVSPMVKAETVITDNTATEPPSNIVTSWGTSKPATGPGRGHKRNVPAQPRRVSKRPVVKNEQHQPPSTPPVKKRRSSKGPRSARRNSVSNRRSTRKNKPSVASATASASTASVNQHMSTEQQEMERIEALQKEVAEQRRRNEASYRAALAGSQPPKKQVLSTTIPKEFTFCSDSRLKNQNDVSDASYKEIDFTSQLRKHPASPLKAPKGTTVPKPFNLSTGSKRRLEDTDTYVSVAQQIEQFQKRTPVRYHLRSRQSQEKGPSPVKSGKLKVTHPHTPQLLTRQRSRPAIVKSAAEIEAEELEKMQQFKFKALELNRKILEGALAPKKPAPKEVTQPQGFQLEVEKRLHDRHSSKNPEEPEKHTFHSRPLPTRILEEVVGVPEKKVLNPTVPESPAFALKNRVRVERKTEEVKPPAPLKALPVPHYLPFHPKPAVKSSVEVCPFSFEQREQERKAQKEKRLEEVKNEEVPQFKARPLPDFHEVSLPEKRVIEPTKLAPFKLIIDERGSVKSERWERMIKEELKQQAEAACFKARPNTSTHKEPFVPKKENHSVLVPGGFQLATERRAQERLEFERALKEKETLRAQMEEQQAREQEESEKEDIVRLRKEQVHKAQPVRRYKPIELKHSEATLTVPQSPKFSDRFRM; from the exons ATGGACGTGCAGCAGCCAGCGGAGTCGTCTGATCCCTACGCGTACGACGCCCCATCTTACGTTATGAATTTTGATTTAGATCCCGAGGATAATGCCGATCACTGGTTTG ATCTGATGGCTGAACCTAAAAGTGGTGAAGCAGAGCATCTCACAGCTCCATTGAGGGTGTCAAAGCCGTTTGATGGTGCACACAATGAAAACTTGCCAAAAGCAGTGGTCTCACCTATGGTCAAAGCAGAGACCGTGATCACAG ATAATACTGCCACAGAACCCCCATCTAACATAGTGACATCGTGGGGAACCAGCAAGCCAGCGACAGGTCCTGGTCGGGGTCATAAAAGGAACGTTCCTGCCCAGCCACGCAG GGTTTCAAAGCGTCCAGTGGTCAAAAATGAGCAGCATCAGCCTCCTTCAACTCCGCCTGTGAAGAAGAGGAG GAGCTCCAAAGGCCCAAGGTCTGCTCGCCGCAACAGTGTTTCCAACAGAAGAAGCACCAGGAAAAACAAACCATCTGTAGCCTCAGCTACTGCATCTGCCTCCACTGCCAGTGTTAACCA GCACatgagcacagagcagcaggaaATGGAGCGAATTGAGGCTTTGCAGAAGGAGGTTGCTGAGCAGCGGAGGAGGAATGAAGCCAGCTACCGAGCTGCTCTGGCAGGCA GTCAGCCACCAAAGAAGCAGGTGCTGTCCACCACCATTCCCAAAGAGTTCACCTTCTGCTCGGACAGTAGACTGAAAAACCAGAATGATGTTTCTGATGCTTCTTATAAAGAGATTGATTTTACTTCCCAACTCCGCAAGCACCCTGCCTCACCT CTGAAGGCCCCTAAGGGTACCACAGTCCCCAAGCCCTTCAACCTCTCCACTGGTAGCAAGAGAAGGCTGGAGGACACCGACACCTATGTGTCCGTGGCCCAGCAGATCGAGCAGTTTCAGAAACGCACGCCTGTGCGCTATCACCTGCGTAGTCGTCAGAGCCAGGAGAAAG GTCCGTCACCAGTGAAGTCTGGGAAGCTTAAggtcacacaccctcacactcctcaACTGCTGACACGTCAGAGGAGCCGACCTGCCATTGTGAAGAGCGCAGCTGAGATTGAAGCTGAAGAACTCGAAAAAATGCAACA GTTTAAATTCAAAGCTCTGGAGCTTAACCGTAAAATCCTTGAAGGGGCTCTGGCTCCTAAGAAACCAGCTCCCAAAGAAGTTACCCAGCCACAGGGCTTccagctggaggtggagaaacGTCTACATGATCGACATTCCAGCAAAAATCCAGAAGAACCTGAAAAACACACCTTCCACTCCAGACCCCTGCCCACCCGAATCCTTGAGGAAGTGGTG GGTGTCCCGGAGAAGAAAGTGCTGAATCCTACTGTTCCTGAATCTCCTGCTTTTGCACTCAAAAATCGTGTTCGTGTAGAACGCAAGACAGAAGAG gttAAGCCACCAGCTCCACTTAAGGCGCTTCCTGTGCCCCACTACCTGCCTTTCCATCCAAAACCTGCGGTGAAGAGCTCGGTAGAGGTCTGCCCCTTTTCCTTTGAGCAGCGTGAGCAAGAGCGAAAAGCACAGAAGGAGAAAAGGCTCGAGGAAGTGAAGAATGAGGAG GTCCCCCAGTTCAAAGCTCGTCCATTGCCTGACTTCCATGAGGTGAGCCTTCCAGAGAAGAGAGTGATCGAGCCCACCAAACTTGCTCCTTTCAAGCTGATTATTGACGAGCGCGGATCTGTCAAGAGTGAAAGATGGGAGCGGATG ataaaagAAGAGCTGAAGCAGCAGGCTGAAGCAGCATGCTTCAAGGCACGAcccaacacaagcacacacaaagagccCTTTGTGCCCAAGAAAGAGAATCATTCCGTCTTGG TTCCCGGGGGCTTCCAGCTGGCGACAGAGAGGCGGGCTCAGGAGCGTTTGGAGTTTGAGCGAGCCCTCAAGGAGAAGGAGACCCTGAGGGCTCAGATGGAGGAGCAACAGGCCAGAGAGCaagaggagagtgagaaggaggatATTGTCAGGCTGCGAAAAGAACAG GTGCATAAGGCCCAGCCTGTCCGACGCTACAAACCCATAGAGCTGAAGCACAGCGAGGCCACTCTCACAGTTCCCCAATCCCCAAAATTCTCTGACCGCTTCCGCATGTAA
- the trappc6b gene encoding trafficking protein particle complex subunit 6b, translating to MADEALFQFLHNEVIQYVNTTESGETENGRCVSKLENMGFRVGQGLIERFTKDTARFKDELDVMKFICKDFWTCVFKKQIDNLRTNHQGIYVLQDNKFRLLTQLSAGKQYLENAPKYLAFTCGLVRGALSNLGVKSIVTAEVSVMPACKFQVMIQKM from the exons ATGGCAGACGAAGCTCTCTTTCAGTTCCTGCATAACGAGGTTATCCAATATGTCAACACCACAGAGAGCGGAGAAACA GAAAATGGGCGCTGTGTTTCCAAGCTGGAGAACATGGGATTCCGTGTGGGACAAGGACTAATTGAAAG GTTCACCAAAGACACAGCACGCTTTAAGGATGAGCTGGATGTCATGAAATTCATTTGCAAAGATTTTTGGACCTGTGTTTTTAAGAAACAGATTGATAACCTGAGAACCAACCATCAG GGGATTTACGTCCTGCAAGATAACAAGTTTCGTCTGCTGACTCAACTGTCTGCTGGTAAACAGTATCTGGAGAATGCCCCAAag TATTTGGCATTCACATGTGGGCTAGTGAGAGGAGCGCTGTCTAACCTTGGAGTGAAGAGTATTGTCACAGCTGAAGTGTCTGTCATGCCTGCTT GTAAATTCCAGGTCATGATTCAGAAGATGTAG
- the tpx2 gene encoding targeting protein for Xklp2 isoform X1: MDVQQPAESSDPYAYDAPSYVMNFDLDPEDNADHWFDLMAEPKSGEAEHLTAPLRVSKPFDGAHNENLPKAVVSPMVKAETVITDNTATEPPSNIVTSWGTSKPATGPGRGHKRNVPAQPRRVSKRPVVKNEQHQPPSTPPVKKRRSSKGPRSARRNSVSNRRSTRKNKPSVASATASASTASVNQHMSTEQQEMERIEALQKEVAEQRRRNEASYRAALAGSQPPKKQVLSTTIPKEFTFCSDSRLKNQNDVSDASYKEIDFTSQLRKHPASPLKAPKGTTVPKPFNLSTGSKRRLEDTDTYVSVAQQIEQFQKRTPVRYHLRSRQSQEKGPSPVKSGKLKVTHPHTPQLLTRQRSRPAIVKSAAEIEAEELEKMQQFKFKALELNRKILEGALAPKKPAPKEVTQPQGFQLEVEKRLHDRHSSKNPEEPEKHTFHSRPLPTRILEEVVGVPEKKVLNPTVPESPAFALKNRVRVERKTEEVKPPAPLKALPVPHYLPFHPKPAVKSSVEVCPFSFEQREQERKAQKEKRLEEVKNEEVPQFKARPLPDFHEVSLPEKRVIEPTKLAPFKLIIDERGSVKSERWERMIKEELKQQAEAACFKARPNTSTHKEPFVPKKENHSVLANAALSAVPGGFQLATERRAQERLEFERALKEKETLRAQMEEQQAREQEESEKEDIVRLRKEQVHKAQPVRRYKPIELKHSEATLTVPQSPKFSDRFRM; encoded by the exons ATGGACGTGCAGCAGCCAGCGGAGTCGTCTGATCCCTACGCGTACGACGCCCCATCTTACGTTATGAATTTTGATTTAGATCCCGAGGATAATGCCGATCACTGGTTTG ATCTGATGGCTGAACCTAAAAGTGGTGAAGCAGAGCATCTCACAGCTCCATTGAGGGTGTCAAAGCCGTTTGATGGTGCACACAATGAAAACTTGCCAAAAGCAGTGGTCTCACCTATGGTCAAAGCAGAGACCGTGATCACAG ATAATACTGCCACAGAACCCCCATCTAACATAGTGACATCGTGGGGAACCAGCAAGCCAGCGACAGGTCCTGGTCGGGGTCATAAAAGGAACGTTCCTGCCCAGCCACGCAG GGTTTCAAAGCGTCCAGTGGTCAAAAATGAGCAGCATCAGCCTCCTTCAACTCCGCCTGTGAAGAAGAGGAG GAGCTCCAAAGGCCCAAGGTCTGCTCGCCGCAACAGTGTTTCCAACAGAAGAAGCACCAGGAAAAACAAACCATCTGTAGCCTCAGCTACTGCATCTGCCTCCACTGCCAGTGTTAACCA GCACatgagcacagagcagcaggaaATGGAGCGAATTGAGGCTTTGCAGAAGGAGGTTGCTGAGCAGCGGAGGAGGAATGAAGCCAGCTACCGAGCTGCTCTGGCAGGCA GTCAGCCACCAAAGAAGCAGGTGCTGTCCACCACCATTCCCAAAGAGTTCACCTTCTGCTCGGACAGTAGACTGAAAAACCAGAATGATGTTTCTGATGCTTCTTATAAAGAGATTGATTTTACTTCCCAACTCCGCAAGCACCCTGCCTCACCT CTGAAGGCCCCTAAGGGTACCACAGTCCCCAAGCCCTTCAACCTCTCCACTGGTAGCAAGAGAAGGCTGGAGGACACCGACACCTATGTGTCCGTGGCCCAGCAGATCGAGCAGTTTCAGAAACGCACGCCTGTGCGCTATCACCTGCGTAGTCGTCAGAGCCAGGAGAAAG GTCCGTCACCAGTGAAGTCTGGGAAGCTTAAggtcacacaccctcacactcctcaACTGCTGACACGTCAGAGGAGCCGACCTGCCATTGTGAAGAGCGCAGCTGAGATTGAAGCTGAAGAACTCGAAAAAATGCAACA GTTTAAATTCAAAGCTCTGGAGCTTAACCGTAAAATCCTTGAAGGGGCTCTGGCTCCTAAGAAACCAGCTCCCAAAGAAGTTACCCAGCCACAGGGCTTccagctggaggtggagaaacGTCTACATGATCGACATTCCAGCAAAAATCCAGAAGAACCTGAAAAACACACCTTCCACTCCAGACCCCTGCCCACCCGAATCCTTGAGGAAGTGGTG GGTGTCCCGGAGAAGAAAGTGCTGAATCCTACTGTTCCTGAATCTCCTGCTTTTGCACTCAAAAATCGTGTTCGTGTAGAACGCAAGACAGAAGAG gttAAGCCACCAGCTCCACTTAAGGCGCTTCCTGTGCCCCACTACCTGCCTTTCCATCCAAAACCTGCGGTGAAGAGCTCGGTAGAGGTCTGCCCCTTTTCCTTTGAGCAGCGTGAGCAAGAGCGAAAAGCACAGAAGGAGAAAAGGCTCGAGGAAGTGAAGAATGAGGAG GTCCCCCAGTTCAAAGCTCGTCCATTGCCTGACTTCCATGAGGTGAGCCTTCCAGAGAAGAGAGTGATCGAGCCCACCAAACTTGCTCCTTTCAAGCTGATTATTGACGAGCGCGGATCTGTCAAGAGTGAAAGATGGGAGCGGATG ataaaagAAGAGCTGAAGCAGCAGGCTGAAGCAGCATGCTTCAAGGCACGAcccaacacaagcacacacaaagagccCTTTGTGCCCAAGAAAGAGAATCATTCCGTCTTGG CCAATGCTGCCCTTTCTGCAGTTCCCGGGGGCTTCCAGCTGGCGACAGAGAGGCGGGCTCAGGAGCGTTTGGAGTTTGAGCGAGCCCTCAAGGAGAAGGAGACCCTGAGGGCTCAGATGGAGGAGCAACAGGCCAGAGAGCaagaggagagtgagaaggaggatATTGTCAGGCTGCGAAAAGAACAG GTGCATAAGGCCCAGCCTGTCCGACGCTACAAACCCATAGAGCTGAAGCACAGCGAGGCCACTCTCACAGTTCCCCAATCCCCAAAATTCTCTGACCGCTTCCGCATGTAA